The proteins below come from a single Gossypium raimondii isolate GPD5lz chromosome 2, ASM2569854v1, whole genome shotgun sequence genomic window:
- the LOC105788517 gene encoding kinesin-like protein KIN-8A isoform X2, translating to MPVSTRSQISSTQDEQQRSRSRRSNEETEEETQMSNVTNNFTFRNPHHGLKEKMRALTLLYEQQKKASAIVRNNNISNPSSSPKPDQEKRSTSHPSADLLTSCQRQEQKDPKFNNVMRENTVPLLPTMANPTAETAKTTVVRKLSMVGTRNVQEQEKMETYAKTEKNGRIGGDESRIHVFVRLRPMAKKEKEAGSRCCVKIVNKKDVYLTEFANENDYLRLKRLKGRHFSFDASFPDSTTQHEVYTTTTAELVEEVLQGRNGSVFCYGATGAGKTYTMLGTLENPGVMVLAIKDLFTSIRQRSFDGNHVVQLSYLEVYNETVRDLLSPGRPLVLREDKQGIVAAGITQYRAYSTDEVMALLQRGNQNRTTEPTRANETSSRSHAILQVVVEYRVKDASMNIVNRVGKLSLIDLAGSERALATDQRTLRSLEGANINRSLLALSSCINALVEGKKHIPYRNSKLTQLLKDSLGGACNTVMIANISPSNLSFGETQNTLHWAYRAKEIRTKTSDTNEEVIQVSETGTDQAKLLLELQKENRELRVQLTCQQQKLLTLQAQSLAANASPPTPSSVMSLETPSTAQPKEKSKPRSTFLTRTCFTPESKKRGPEEAVVKELRLTVKALELEMARMKKDHATQLKQKDDIIRELSRKNEKTSEVGVKKGVTRASLRPKEPNPGELKSPSHRFQSPVPTAKKRSFWDITTANSPSVTTLNGRKTRSHVISEPVAAPSMLPQPGFARQRPDVHK from the exons ATGCCAGTATCAACAAGGTCTCAGATCAGCAGCACCCAAGATGAGCAGCAAAGAAGTAGAAGCAGAAGATCAAATGAAGAAACAGAAGAAGAAACCCAGATGAGCAATGTTACTAACAATTTCACATTCAGGAATCCACATCATGGGTTGAAGGAGAAAATGAGAGCTTTAACTCTTTTATATGAGCAACAAAAGAAAGCTTCTGCCATTGTTAGGAACAATAATATTAGTAACCCATCATCATCCCCAAAGCCTGATCAAGAGAAGCGTTCTACATCTCACCCAAGCGCTGATCTTCTCACTTCTTGCCAAAGACAAGAGCAAAAGGATCCCAAATTCAACAATGTTATGAGGGAAAACACTGTGCCACTATTGCCTACGATGGCTAACCCTACA GCGGAGACGGCAAAGACTACGGTGGTGAGGAAGCTGTCAATGGTGGGGACTAGGAATGTTCAAGAACAGGAGAAAATGGAGACCTATGCCAAGACAGAGAAAAATGGGAGAATTGGTGGAGATGAAAGTAGGATCCATGTGTTTGTGAGGCTTAGGCCTATGGctaagaaagaaaaggaagctGGTTCAAGATGCTGTGTCAAGATCGTGAACAAGAAAGATGTTTACTTGACTGAGTTTGCTAATGAAAATGATTATCTTAGACTGAAGAGGCTTAAAGGTAGACATTTTAGTTTTGATGCTTCATTCCCAGATTCCACTACTCAACATGAAGTTTATACAACCAC gaCAGCAGAGCTTGTGGAAGAAGTTCTGCAGGGACGGAATGGCTCGGTGTTCTGCTATGGCGCGACAGGAGCTGGTAAAACTTATACAATGCTAGGCACCTTAGAAAATCCAGGGGTGATGGTTTTGGCAATAAAAGATCTGTTTACAAGTATTAGGCAAAGGAGCTTTGATGGAAACCATGTAGTTCAACTCTCCTATCTCGAGGTCTACAACGAAACCGTTCGGGATTTACTCTCACCCGGAAGACCTCTAGTCCTTAGAGAAGATAAGCAG GGAATTGTTGCAGCCGGTATTACACAATACAGGGCTTATTCCACGGATGAA GTGATGGCATTGCTTCAAAGAGGAAACCAAAACCGAACCACCGAACCAACTCGGGCGAATGAAACATCTTCACGGTCCCATGCAATTCTTCAG GTTGTAGTTGAATATAGAGTCAAAGATGCTTCAATGAATATCGTTAATAGAGTTGGAAAGCTCTCACTCATAGATCTTGCCGGTTCTGAAAGAGCCCTTGCGACGGATCAGAGAACACTTAGATCATTGGAGGGAGCAAACATTAACCGGTCACTTCTAGCTCTGAGCAGCTGCATCAATGCCCTCGTTGAGGGTAAGAAACACATACCGTACAGAAACTCGAAACTCACTCAACTCTTGAAAGACTCGTTAGGTGGAGCTTGTAACACTGTAATGATTGCTAATATCAGTCCTAGCAATCTCTCATTTGGTGAAACACAAAATACCCTGCACTGGGCTTACCGGGCAAAGGAAATCCGAACCAAG ACAAGTGACACAAATGAGGAGGTAATTCAAGTATCCGAAACCGGAACTGATCAGGCAAAGCTTTTGCTTGAACTGCAGAAGGAAAATCGCGAATTGCGAGTACAACTGACATGCCAACAGCAAAAGTTGCTAACCCTTCAAGCACAATCTTTAGCTGCAAATGCTTCACCTCCAACCCCCTCTTCGGTTATGTCTCTCGAAACTCCATCTACAGCCCAGCCAAAAGAGAAAAGCAAACCTAGATCCACCTTCTTAACCAGAACCTGTTTCACACCAGAATCCAAAAAGAGGGGACCAGAAGAAGCGGTAGTTAAAGAGCTTAGACTGACTGTAAAGGCTTTGGAACTAGAAATGGCAAGAATGAAGAAAGACCATGCCACACAGTTAAAGCAGAAAGATGATATTATTCGCGAGCTTTcaagaaagaatgaaaaaacATCAGAAGTGGGTGTGAAGAAGGGTGTCACAAGAGCTAGCTTGCGGCCGAAGGAACCAAACCCTGGGGAATTGAAGAGCCCAAGTCATCGCTTTCAATCACCAGTTCCGACAGCCAAAAAAAGAAGTTTCTGGGATATAACAACAGCTAACAGCCCTTCAGTCACTACACTCAATGGAAGAAAAACTAGAAGCCATGTCATTTCAGAACCTGTTGCAGCTCCCTCTATGCTACCTCAG CCGGGATTTGCTCGACAGAGACCTGATGTTCACAAGTAA
- the LOC105788518 gene encoding beta-ureidopropionase, protein MEKTDGIGKENGSTEEKQSFKDGSFCGYNSLYHLLSTNLKPQLYQEVSRLLLGLNCGTTLETIVPPGSAKALSSKHEFDLQAFKFSADKELLREPWVRAGLIKNSIALPTTAPFSDQKTAIFEKLGAIIDAASTLGVNILCLQEAWMMPFAFCTREKRWCEFAEPINGKSTQFLQEFALKYNMVIISSILERDINNEKTLWNTTVIIGNRGNIIGKHRKNHIPRVGDFNESMY, encoded by the exons ATGGAGAAAACTGATggaattggaaaagaaaatggaagcaCAGAAGAAAAGCAAAGTTTCAAAGATGGATCATTTTGTGGGTATAATTCACTTTACCACCTTTTGAGCACAAATCTCAAGCCTCAACTCTACCag GAAGTCAGCCGGTTGCTTCTTGGGCTGAATTGCGGAACAACACTTGAGACTATTGTTCCACCTGGATCAGCTAAAGCCCTCTCTTCAAAACATGAGTTTGATCTTCAG GCTTTCAAATTTTCTGCTGACAAAGAGTTGTTAAGAGAACCCTGGGTAAGGGCCGGTCTTATTAAGAACTCCATTGCTCTCCCAACCACTGCTCCCTTTTCAGACCAGAAAACAGCTATATTTGAGAAATTGGGAGCAATAATTGATGCTGCTAGTACTTTAGGAGTCAACATACTATGCTTGCAG GAAGCATGGATGATGCCATTTGCCTTCTGTACACGAGAAAAGAGGTGGTGTGAATTTGCAGAACCTATTAACGGGAAATCTACACAATTTCTTCAGGAATTTGCACTCAAGTATAACATGGTCATTATAAGCTCAATTCTTGAGAGggatataaataatgaaaagactCTCTGGAATACTACTGTTATAATTGGAAATCGTGGCAACATAATAGGCAAGCACCGTAAG AACCATATTCCTAGAGTTGGGGACTTCAATGAGAGCATGTATTAA
- the LOC105788517 gene encoding kinesin-like protein KIN-8A isoform X1 → MPVSTRSQISSTQDEQQRSRSRRSNEETEEETQMSNVTNNFTFRNPHHGLKEKMRALTLLYEQQKKASAIVRNNNISNPSSSPKPDQEKRSTSHPSADLLTSCQRQEQKDPKFNNVMRENTVPLLPTMANPTVSKTFVLPEPPLDDGKENLLIGTDKIIGFPSCARKAETAKTTVVRKLSMVGTRNVQEQEKMETYAKTEKNGRIGGDESRIHVFVRLRPMAKKEKEAGSRCCVKIVNKKDVYLTEFANENDYLRLKRLKGRHFSFDASFPDSTTQHEVYTTTTAELVEEVLQGRNGSVFCYGATGAGKTYTMLGTLENPGVMVLAIKDLFTSIRQRSFDGNHVVQLSYLEVYNETVRDLLSPGRPLVLREDKQGIVAAGITQYRAYSTDEVMALLQRGNQNRTTEPTRANETSSRSHAILQVVVEYRVKDASMNIVNRVGKLSLIDLAGSERALATDQRTLRSLEGANINRSLLALSSCINALVEGKKHIPYRNSKLTQLLKDSLGGACNTVMIANISPSNLSFGETQNTLHWAYRAKEIRTKTSDTNEEVIQVSETGTDQAKLLLELQKENRELRVQLTCQQQKLLTLQAQSLAANASPPTPSSVMSLETPSTAQPKEKSKPRSTFLTRTCFTPESKKRGPEEAVVKELRLTVKALELEMARMKKDHATQLKQKDDIIRELSRKNEKTSEVGVKKGVTRASLRPKEPNPGELKSPSHRFQSPVPTAKKRSFWDITTANSPSVTTLNGRKTRSHVISEPVAAPSMLPQPGFARQRPDVHK, encoded by the exons ATGCCAGTATCAACAAGGTCTCAGATCAGCAGCACCCAAGATGAGCAGCAAAGAAGTAGAAGCAGAAGATCAAATGAAGAAACAGAAGAAGAAACCCAGATGAGCAATGTTACTAACAATTTCACATTCAGGAATCCACATCATGGGTTGAAGGAGAAAATGAGAGCTTTAACTCTTTTATATGAGCAACAAAAGAAAGCTTCTGCCATTGTTAGGAACAATAATATTAGTAACCCATCATCATCCCCAAAGCCTGATCAAGAGAAGCGTTCTACATCTCACCCAAGCGCTGATCTTCTCACTTCTTGCCAAAGACAAGAGCAAAAGGATCCCAAATTCAACAATGTTATGAGGGAAAACACTGTGCCACTATTGCCTACGATGGCTAACCCTACAGTGAGTAAAACTTTCGTGTTGCCTGAACCACCTTTGGATGATGGAAAGGAGAATCTTTTGATTGGTACTGATAAGATTATTGGGTTTCCTTCTTGTGCAAGAAAGGCGGAGACGGCAAAGACTACGGTGGTGAGGAAGCTGTCAATGGTGGGGACTAGGAATGTTCAAGAACAGGAGAAAATGGAGACCTATGCCAAGACAGAGAAAAATGGGAGAATTGGTGGAGATGAAAGTAGGATCCATGTGTTTGTGAGGCTTAGGCCTATGGctaagaaagaaaaggaagctGGTTCAAGATGCTGTGTCAAGATCGTGAACAAGAAAGATGTTTACTTGACTGAGTTTGCTAATGAAAATGATTATCTTAGACTGAAGAGGCTTAAAGGTAGACATTTTAGTTTTGATGCTTCATTCCCAGATTCCACTACTCAACATGAAGTTTATACAACCAC gaCAGCAGAGCTTGTGGAAGAAGTTCTGCAGGGACGGAATGGCTCGGTGTTCTGCTATGGCGCGACAGGAGCTGGTAAAACTTATACAATGCTAGGCACCTTAGAAAATCCAGGGGTGATGGTTTTGGCAATAAAAGATCTGTTTACAAGTATTAGGCAAAGGAGCTTTGATGGAAACCATGTAGTTCAACTCTCCTATCTCGAGGTCTACAACGAAACCGTTCGGGATTTACTCTCACCCGGAAGACCTCTAGTCCTTAGAGAAGATAAGCAG GGAATTGTTGCAGCCGGTATTACACAATACAGGGCTTATTCCACGGATGAA GTGATGGCATTGCTTCAAAGAGGAAACCAAAACCGAACCACCGAACCAACTCGGGCGAATGAAACATCTTCACGGTCCCATGCAATTCTTCAG GTTGTAGTTGAATATAGAGTCAAAGATGCTTCAATGAATATCGTTAATAGAGTTGGAAAGCTCTCACTCATAGATCTTGCCGGTTCTGAAAGAGCCCTTGCGACGGATCAGAGAACACTTAGATCATTGGAGGGAGCAAACATTAACCGGTCACTTCTAGCTCTGAGCAGCTGCATCAATGCCCTCGTTGAGGGTAAGAAACACATACCGTACAGAAACTCGAAACTCACTCAACTCTTGAAAGACTCGTTAGGTGGAGCTTGTAACACTGTAATGATTGCTAATATCAGTCCTAGCAATCTCTCATTTGGTGAAACACAAAATACCCTGCACTGGGCTTACCGGGCAAAGGAAATCCGAACCAAG ACAAGTGACACAAATGAGGAGGTAATTCAAGTATCCGAAACCGGAACTGATCAGGCAAAGCTTTTGCTTGAACTGCAGAAGGAAAATCGCGAATTGCGAGTACAACTGACATGCCAACAGCAAAAGTTGCTAACCCTTCAAGCACAATCTTTAGCTGCAAATGCTTCACCTCCAACCCCCTCTTCGGTTATGTCTCTCGAAACTCCATCTACAGCCCAGCCAAAAGAGAAAAGCAAACCTAGATCCACCTTCTTAACCAGAACCTGTTTCACACCAGAATCCAAAAAGAGGGGACCAGAAGAAGCGGTAGTTAAAGAGCTTAGACTGACTGTAAAGGCTTTGGAACTAGAAATGGCAAGAATGAAGAAAGACCATGCCACACAGTTAAAGCAGAAAGATGATATTATTCGCGAGCTTTcaagaaagaatgaaaaaacATCAGAAGTGGGTGTGAAGAAGGGTGTCACAAGAGCTAGCTTGCGGCCGAAGGAACCAAACCCTGGGGAATTGAAGAGCCCAAGTCATCGCTTTCAATCACCAGTTCCGACAGCCAAAAAAAGAAGTTTCTGGGATATAACAACAGCTAACAGCCCTTCAGTCACTACACTCAATGGAAGAAAAACTAGAAGCCATGTCATTTCAGAACCTGTTGCAGCTCCCTCTATGCTACCTCAG CCGGGATTTGCTCGACAGAGACCTGATGTTCACAAGTAA